From a region of the Rhipicephalus microplus isolate Deutch F79 chromosome X, USDA_Rmic, whole genome shotgun sequence genome:
- the LOC119187759 gene encoding uncharacterized protein LOC119187759, translating into MLAPSKICRWLLLCLAILEAQCQPPERQHQTTTTRTTPSFKLYRNRTRTFNHSILAVRRKPLFGSRRLKTKLENTAPTSTESLQNVVPDYKKLPLEVKDDADPTTTLFPPPPVLRPSPVESAANAPQVVPTEPTFNPDSFFTTRKKNPVVVVRRFPKGPGQGERDTIRPNVEPPSNEAGGNAQPGLLPIGNFHRPLPRPGYGYQPPQPVFGGSIPLDPLSAGGIPRFFTQRDIDFVAQAFRNAAGNESIPPLNIAAFNVPSANQTQKQEQAQGSIIGIENHKQNQPKLRVPENVLRQGLADSLNNGYPNQQRPPLDGSQQALPLNAHQRPQLGPDGRPLVFQVPNEAYQVTYQPQAGPYPNNVQPQLYPNVVQNGGYPQGQGEDQVYSLDPRLFRPSYPIVQGGLQVPQRKQQPFNPSLQHVTTSRPGQQTLRPPLEQGRVNSGIVYQNYLPIQNINPISGFSPSGTGNLQGGGYSPNGAVPRGFRFIPIPSNDRVVALPDMFSNSFTPNQLVEIRDGRAIPVQPVYSVYPGRNMIGYPPPASAKGTAERPPAGGVVRRPLYQGGYGGVLDIPPQAPQKRTGFIDGREPDVPYSAAAHDVMYTYRPDTLPGCTNGSKEAIYCLRDDEYPRAALHLSVDLEQNTMQRLLPETPEGNAAAALFVDGLVPLKESPAARDNNGEQASGSGENGTVAELSSLRDDGSMFACTSRVTHARPLRARTVQGLWKVVVNMHSPHGRGAFQQIVRTEECMEPGGGCSNLVQSSRCVQKYNLHRLVVWTRQEGIHMDTFRLPVACSCYVGKADRKETQLLRGPGRT; encoded by the exons ATATGCAGATGGCTCCTGCTGTGTCTGGCGATCTTGGAGGCTCAGTGCCAACCACCAGAACGACAACATCAAACCACAACCACAAGAACGACACCATCGTTCAAGCTGTACCGCAACAGAACTCGAACATTCAATCACAGCATACTGGCCGTCCGTAGGAAGCCGCTGTTCGGCAGCCGCAGGCTGAAGACGAAGCTAGAGAACACGGCCCCCACGAGCACTGAGAGCCTGCAGAACGTCGTTCCAGATTATAAAAAGTTGCCACTCGAAGTAAAAGACGACGCTGATCCCACGACAACTTTATTCCCGCCACCACCCGTGTTGCGCCCATCGCCTGTAGAGAGCGCAGCCAACGCTCCGCAAGTGGTGCCCACAGAGCCGACTTTCAACCCCGACTCTTTCTTCACGACGCGGAAGAAGAATCCAGTGGTGGTAGTAAGAAGGTTTCCCAAGGGACCTGGCCAAGGAGAGCGGGATACCATACGACCAAACGTCGAGCCCCCCTCGAATGAAGCAGGTGGCAACGCGCAACCCGGACTGTTGCCTATCGGCAACTTTCACAGACCCCTCCCGAGGCCCGGCTACGGTTATCAACCCCCTCAGCCGGTCTTCGGAGGATCAATTCCACTGGACCCTCTCAGTGCCGGTGGAATTCCAAGATTCTTCACACAAAGAGACATCGATTTTGTCGCTCAGGCCTTTCGAAATGCCGCTGGTAATGAGAGCATACCACCTCTAAACATTGCAGCATTCAATGTCCCTTCTGCTAATCAGACTCAGAAGCAGGAACAGGCTCAAGGCAGCATTATTGGCATTGAAAACCACAAACAAAATCAGCCAAAATTGCGAGTCCCTGAGAACGTCCTGAGGCAAGGTTTAGCAGACAGTTTGAACAATGGTTACCCGAACCAGCAGAGACCTCCTCTTGATGGTTCGCAGCAGGCACTTCCCCTAAATGCCCACCAACGTCCACAACTAGGCCCCGATGGACGTCCCCTTGTGTTCCAGGTACCGAATGAAGCGTACCAAGTCACCTATCAACCGCAAGCTGGGCCTTATCCTAACAACGTACAACCTCAGCTGTACCCGAACGTTGTTCAAAATGGTGGCTACCCTCAAGGACAGGGTGAAGATCAGGTGTACAGTTTGGACCCTAGACTTTTCAGGCCAAGCTACCCCATCGTTCAAGGTGGGCTACAAGTTCCTCAACGCAAGCAGCAGCCATTCAATCCGTCACTTCAACATGTGACGACGTCAAGGCCCGGCCAGCAGACACTGCGCCCTCCGCTCGAGCAGGGAAGGGTTAACTCTGGTATTGTCTACCAGAACTACTTGCCCATACAGAACATTAACCCCATCTCTGGGTTCTCCCCTAGTGGGACAGGGAACTTACAAGGTGGCGGGTACTCCCCCAATGGAGCGGTACCACGGGGATTCCGCTTCATCCCCATTCCCAGCAACGACAGAGTCGTCGCTCTTCCAGACATGTTCTCGAACAGCTTTACGCCGAATCAGCTGGTCGAAATCAGGGACGGCCGTGCCATTCCTGTTCAGCCCGTGTATTCCGTGTACCCAGGAAGGAACATGATCGGCTACCCACCACCCGCGTCTGCAAAGGGGACTGCTGAGCGACCACCGGCGGGAGGCGTGGTGCGTAGGCCGTTGTATCAGGGCGGGTACGGTGGCGTATTGGACATCCCGCCGCAAGCACCTCAGAAGAGAACAGGTTTCATCGATGGCCGAGAACCGGATGTCCCATACTCAGCTGCTGCGCACGACGTGATGTACACCTACAGACCGGACACGCTTCCTGGCTGCACCAACGGAAGCAAGGAGGCCATCTACTGTCTCCGGGACGATGAGTATCCGCG GGCGGCTCTGCATTTGTCCGTGGACCTGGAGCAAAACACGATGCAGAGGCTGCTGCCGGAGACTCCCGAGGGCAACGCGGCAGCCGCCCTGTTTGTCGACGGCTTGGTGCCTCTCAAGGAATCCCCGGCTGCACGCGACAACAACGGCGAGCAAGCGTCGGGAAGTGGTGAAAACGGCACAGTCGCCGAGTTGTCGTCCCTGAGGGACGACGGCAGCATGTTCGCATGCACGTCTCGCGTGACGCACGCTCGACCACTGCGGGCCCGTACCGTGCAAGGCCTCTGGAAGGTGGTGGTCAACATGCACAGTCCGCATGGTCGCGGAGCCTTCCAGCAGATAGTGCGCACCGAAGAGTGCAT GGAACCTGGCGGTGGCTGCAGCAACCTGGTGCAATCGTCTCGGTGCGTACAGAAGTACAATCTGCATCGGCTGGTGGTGTGGACGCGCCAGGAGGGCATCCACATGGACACCTTCCGGCTGCCGGTAGCTTGCTCCTGTTACGTGGGGAAAGCCGACAGGAAGGAGACGCAGCTGCTTCGAGGCCCCGGCAGGACCTAG